A portion of the Cryptomeria japonica chromosome 5, Sugi_1.0, whole genome shotgun sequence genome contains these proteins:
- the LOC131044351 gene encoding uncharacterized protein LOC131044351 isoform X1: MYMIASKELKRGCDVTPQIPPLSWALSDSLLSFRCSACFSKLNVSYPCTAQCGGSVIYCSQQCRDADIDTHLRSGECHLLSNVHGLPPTSTSDLRAALRLLFHQRPSPSSSNPRIGDLITNHEYLIGRKRRKSSASSNGHDSDCQEIAQEIEEGARLMHLARTHVGGAMECDGDVQRVEEEALCAVITNGVEVQVDQFQETSTRGSEMQSLVLGTAVYGPLFSWCNHSCRPNACYRFVLNTGRTSCDSQFQKTMVSGNSVFIEPGNKEFNIVSLEKEPGIKIHGPRVVLRTIRSVSRGEEIFITYTDLMQPKETRQEELWLKYRFVCHCERCDLPMTSYMDRSLQEINNISMIQPSCESDCSKTKSVKTLMDEIKCGIEEFISNSDADSFCGTLEHVLGKIVVPKGSVMNLNQLQSGKSVFLIHPLHHLCLSAYTALASAYRIRANGALHFSLNKCDLASNGFDFPKSVFVCTAAMTTESVSREHDHDVHGYSPANSFVKRYHINTCPQECSISGSTDLLHSHIVAKKEICNCQYATTMEDSELIKASDSSRAVAAYTLLHAGVVHHFFLAGEQGLIMTAARFWMTAGEALLSWILGCGFQASISEMNCHSVRNWLHLMFGPLSQRTECSCFLLNYSIGVMWLHLHSKCGCHFGELLEEDLGSVDGYPRLLRVSEFFLRCMNKFVKLLWPLLQSGLPFLEAILNPVDYSWLPDSEKQHLLRQTFVQDKVERKNDEKEDSCICIDLKECDFNKNSSLEISERLCLSEKDSASYCSCMKKEDFFAIYCAVHCICYSKYLLEVCYGSDHPLVYY, translated from the exons ATGTACATGATAGCCAGTAAAGAATTGAAGAGGGGATGTGATGTGACTCCCCAAATCCCTCCATTATCTTGGGCTCTTTCTGATTCTCTCCTCTCTTTTAGATGCTCTGCCTGCTTTTCAAAACTTAATGTTTCATATCCATGCACAGCTCAATGCGGAGGCTCTGTAATTTACTGTTCTCAACAATGCAGAGATGCAGACATTGACACTCACTTGCGTAGCGGAGAATGCCATCTTCTCAGCAATGTCCATGGACTCCCGCCCACCTCAACCTCTGATTTACGCGCAGCTCTCAGGCTTCTATTCCACCAACGTCCTTCACCATCATCCTCCAACCCCCGGATTGGCGATTTAATCACCAATCATGAATACCTTATTggcagaaaaagaagaaaatcatcTGCCAGTAGCAACGGACATGATTCTGATTGCCAAGAAATTGCCCAAGAAATTGAGGAAGGCGCCAGGCTTATGCATTTAGCGAGAACACATGTTGGTGGAGCCATGGAATGTGATGGGGATGTGCAGAGAGTGGAAGAGGAGGCGTTGTGTGCTGTGATCACCAATGGGGTAGAGGTGCAAGTGGATCAATTTCAAGAAACGTCCACTCGGGGAAGTGAAATGCAGAGCCTTGTGCTGGGGACAGCTGTTTATGGACCCCTGTTTTCATGGTGTAATCACAGCTGCAGGCCCAATGCCTGCTACAGATTTGTTCTCAATACAGGAAGGACATCATGCGATTCACAGTTCCAAAAGACAATGGTTTCTGGAAACAGTGTTTTCATAGAGCCTGGAAATAAGGAATTCAACATTGTCTCTCTTGAAAAGGAACCAGGG ATCAAGATTCATGGTCCAAGAGTGGTATTGCGAACAATAAGAAGCGTGTCAAGAGGGGAGGAGATTTTCATCACTTATACAGATCTGATGCAGCCCAAG GAGACAAGGCAGGAGGAGTTATGGTTGAAATATCGGTTTGTTTGTCATTGTGAGCGATGTGATCTCCccatgacatcatatatggatcgAAGTTTACAG GAAATAAATAATATCAGCATGATCCAACCAAGCTGTGAAAGTGACTGCAGTAAGACTAAATCAGTGAAAACACTAATGGATGagatcaagtgtggaatagaaGAATTTATTTCCAACAGTGATGCTGATAGTTTTTGTGGAACTCTTGAACACGTATTGGGAAAAATTGTTGTTCCAAAAGGATCAGTGATGAATTTAAACCAATTACAGTCAGGGAAGAGTGTCTTTCTGATTCATCCTTTACATCATCTGTGCCTTTCTGCATACACTGCTTTGGCATCAGCATACAGGATTCGTGCAAATGGTGCATTGCACTTTAGCTTAAATAAATGTGATCTGGCTTCCAATGGATTTGACTTTCCAAAATCAGTTTTTGTCTGTACAGCTGCCATGACTACTGAGTCAGTATCAAGGGAACATGACCATGATGTTCATGGCTATAGTCCCGCAAATTCTTTTGTAAAGAGATATCATATAAACACTTGCCCTCAGGAATGTTCCATTTCTGGATCAACTGACCTTTTACACTCCCATATTGTGGCTAAGAAAGAGATTTGCAACTGCCAGTATGCTACGACCATGGAGGACAGTGAATTAATTAAAGCTTCGGATTCTTCTAGAGCAGTGGCAGCCTATACTTTATTACATGCAGGTGTGGTTCATCATTTCTTTCTTGCTGGTGAGCAGGGCTTGATCATGACAGCTGCACGTTTCTGGATGACTGCTGGGGAGGCTTTGCTTAGTTGGATATTGGGTTGTGGATTTCAAGCATCCATTTCAGAAATGAATTGCCATTCCGTAAGGAATTGGCTGCATTTAATGTTTGGACCTTTGTCCCAGCGCACAGAATGTAGTTGTTTTCTGCTGAACTATAGCATTGGAGTTATGTGGTTGCACTTACATTCTAAGTGTGGATGCCACTTTGGAGAACTCCTTGAAGAAGACTTAGGAAGTGTAGATGGATATCCAAGGCTTCTGAGAGTTTCAGAATTCTTTCTTAGGTGCATGAACAAGTTTGTCAAATTGTTATGGCCTTTGTTGCAGTCTGGACTCCCATTTTTAGAAGCCATACTGAATCCAGTTGATTACAGCTGGCTTCCTGACTCTGAAAAACAACATCTCCTGCGTCAAACCTTTGTGCAGGATAAAGTTGAAAgaaagaatgatgaaaaggaagacaGTTGCATCTGTATTGATCTTAAAGAATGTGATTTCAATAAGAATTCATCTTTAGAAATATCAGAAAGGTTATGCCTATCGGAAAAAGATAGTGCTTCTTACTGCAGTTGCATGAAAAAGGAGGATTTTTTTGCTATTTATTGTGCAGTTCACTGCATTTGTTACAGCAAATATCTTTTAGAGGTATGCTATGGTTCTGATCATCCTTTGGTTTATTATTAA
- the LOC131044351 gene encoding uncharacterized protein LOC131044351 isoform X2: MYMIASKELKRGCDVTPQIPPLSWALSDSLLSFRCSACFSKLNVSYPCTAQCGGSVIYCSQQCRDADIDTHLRSGECHLLSNVHGLPPTSTSDLRAALRLLFHQRPSPSSSNPRIGDLITNHEYLIGRKRRKSSASSNGHDSDCQEIAQEIEEGARLMHLARTHVGGAMECDGDVQRVEEEALCAVITNGVEVQVDQFQETSTRGSEMQSLVLGTAVYGPLFSWCNHSCRPNACYRFVLNTGRTSCDSQFQKTMVSGNSVFIEPGNKEFNIVSLEKEPGIKIHGPRVVLRTIRSVSRGEEIFITYTDLMQPKEINNISMIQPSCESDCSKTKSVKTLMDEIKCGIEEFISNSDADSFCGTLEHVLGKIVVPKGSVMNLNQLQSGKSVFLIHPLHHLCLSAYTALASAYRIRANGALHFSLNKCDLASNGFDFPKSVFVCTAAMTTESVSREHDHDVHGYSPANSFVKRYHINTCPQECSISGSTDLLHSHIVAKKEICNCQYATTMEDSELIKASDSSRAVAAYTLLHAGVVHHFFLAGEQGLIMTAARFWMTAGEALLSWILGCGFQASISEMNCHSVRNWLHLMFGPLSQRTECSCFLLNYSIGVMWLHLHSKCGCHFGELLEEDLGSVDGYPRLLRVSEFFLRCMNKFVKLLWPLLQSGLPFLEAILNPVDYSWLPDSEKQHLLRQTFVQDKVERKNDEKEDSCICIDLKECDFNKNSSLEISERLCLSEKDSASYCSCMKKEDFFAIYCAVHCICYSKYLLEVCYGSDHPLVYY; encoded by the exons ATGTACATGATAGCCAGTAAAGAATTGAAGAGGGGATGTGATGTGACTCCCCAAATCCCTCCATTATCTTGGGCTCTTTCTGATTCTCTCCTCTCTTTTAGATGCTCTGCCTGCTTTTCAAAACTTAATGTTTCATATCCATGCACAGCTCAATGCGGAGGCTCTGTAATTTACTGTTCTCAACAATGCAGAGATGCAGACATTGACACTCACTTGCGTAGCGGAGAATGCCATCTTCTCAGCAATGTCCATGGACTCCCGCCCACCTCAACCTCTGATTTACGCGCAGCTCTCAGGCTTCTATTCCACCAACGTCCTTCACCATCATCCTCCAACCCCCGGATTGGCGATTTAATCACCAATCATGAATACCTTATTggcagaaaaagaagaaaatcatcTGCCAGTAGCAACGGACATGATTCTGATTGCCAAGAAATTGCCCAAGAAATTGAGGAAGGCGCCAGGCTTATGCATTTAGCGAGAACACATGTTGGTGGAGCCATGGAATGTGATGGGGATGTGCAGAGAGTGGAAGAGGAGGCGTTGTGTGCTGTGATCACCAATGGGGTAGAGGTGCAAGTGGATCAATTTCAAGAAACGTCCACTCGGGGAAGTGAAATGCAGAGCCTTGTGCTGGGGACAGCTGTTTATGGACCCCTGTTTTCATGGTGTAATCACAGCTGCAGGCCCAATGCCTGCTACAGATTTGTTCTCAATACAGGAAGGACATCATGCGATTCACAGTTCCAAAAGACAATGGTTTCTGGAAACAGTGTTTTCATAGAGCCTGGAAATAAGGAATTCAACATTGTCTCTCTTGAAAAGGAACCAGGG ATCAAGATTCATGGTCCAAGAGTGGTATTGCGAACAATAAGAAGCGTGTCAAGAGGGGAGGAGATTTTCATCACTTATACAGATCTGATGCAGCCCAAG GAAATAAATAATATCAGCATGATCCAACCAAGCTGTGAAAGTGACTGCAGTAAGACTAAATCAGTGAAAACACTAATGGATGagatcaagtgtggaatagaaGAATTTATTTCCAACAGTGATGCTGATAGTTTTTGTGGAACTCTTGAACACGTATTGGGAAAAATTGTTGTTCCAAAAGGATCAGTGATGAATTTAAACCAATTACAGTCAGGGAAGAGTGTCTTTCTGATTCATCCTTTACATCATCTGTGCCTTTCTGCATACACTGCTTTGGCATCAGCATACAGGATTCGTGCAAATGGTGCATTGCACTTTAGCTTAAATAAATGTGATCTGGCTTCCAATGGATTTGACTTTCCAAAATCAGTTTTTGTCTGTACAGCTGCCATGACTACTGAGTCAGTATCAAGGGAACATGACCATGATGTTCATGGCTATAGTCCCGCAAATTCTTTTGTAAAGAGATATCATATAAACACTTGCCCTCAGGAATGTTCCATTTCTGGATCAACTGACCTTTTACACTCCCATATTGTGGCTAAGAAAGAGATTTGCAACTGCCAGTATGCTACGACCATGGAGGACAGTGAATTAATTAAAGCTTCGGATTCTTCTAGAGCAGTGGCAGCCTATACTTTATTACATGCAGGTGTGGTTCATCATTTCTTTCTTGCTGGTGAGCAGGGCTTGATCATGACAGCTGCACGTTTCTGGATGACTGCTGGGGAGGCTTTGCTTAGTTGGATATTGGGTTGTGGATTTCAAGCATCCATTTCAGAAATGAATTGCCATTCCGTAAGGAATTGGCTGCATTTAATGTTTGGACCTTTGTCCCAGCGCACAGAATGTAGTTGTTTTCTGCTGAACTATAGCATTGGAGTTATGTGGTTGCACTTACATTCTAAGTGTGGATGCCACTTTGGAGAACTCCTTGAAGAAGACTTAGGAAGTGTAGATGGATATCCAAGGCTTCTGAGAGTTTCAGAATTCTTTCTTAGGTGCATGAACAAGTTTGTCAAATTGTTATGGCCTTTGTTGCAGTCTGGACTCCCATTTTTAGAAGCCATACTGAATCCAGTTGATTACAGCTGGCTTCCTGACTCTGAAAAACAACATCTCCTGCGTCAAACCTTTGTGCAGGATAAAGTTGAAAgaaagaatgatgaaaaggaagacaGTTGCATCTGTATTGATCTTAAAGAATGTGATTTCAATAAGAATTCATCTTTAGAAATATCAGAAAGGTTATGCCTATCGGAAAAAGATAGTGCTTCTTACTGCAGTTGCATGAAAAAGGAGGATTTTTTTGCTATTTATTGTGCAGTTCACTGCATTTGTTACAGCAAATATCTTTTAGAGGTATGCTATGGTTCTGATCATCCTTTGGTTTATTATTAA